The following are encoded in a window of Pristis pectinata isolate sPriPec2 chromosome 1, sPriPec2.1.pri, whole genome shotgun sequence genomic DNA:
- the pecr gene encoding LOW QUALITY PROTEIN: peroxisomal trans-2-enoyl-CoA reductase (The sequence of the model RefSeq protein was modified relative to this genomic sequence to represent the inferred CDS: deleted 2 bases in 2 codons) has translation MAVRGLWRAALLRGRAAVVTGGGSGIGAAVAAELLASECNVVIASRNIERLREAAEQLSAAPAESNPAKVTPIQCNIRKEDEVRSLMQKVMELHGRIDYLVNNGGGQFISPAEHITTKGWNAVIDTNLTGTFLCSREVYRSWMKENGGAIVNIVADMWKGFPGMAHTGAARAAVENLTKSLAIEWADSGVRVNSVAPGVIFSESAVANYKELGPQIFKDYVSKIPAKRLGVPEEVAHRGCFLLSPAASFISGETVKVDAGQSLYSSPWENSW, from the exons ATGGCGGTGCGCGGGCTGTGGCGGGCGGCGCTGCTCCGGGGCCGGGCGGCGGTGGTGACGGGCGGCGGGAGCGGCATCGGTGCCGCCGTGGCCGCCGAGCTGCTGGCGTCAG AATGTAATGTGGTGATTGCGTCTCGTAACATCGAGCGACTGAGAGAAGCAGCTGAGCAGCTTTCAGCGGCGCCGGCAGAGTCCAATCCCGCGAAGGTGACGCCGATCCAGTGTAACATCCGTAAGGAGGACGAA GTGCGGAGTTTGATGCAGAAGGTCATGGAGTTACACGGCCGGATTGATTACCTGGTCAATAATGGAGGGGGTCAGTTCATCAGTCCCGCCGAACACATCACCACCAAAGGCTGGAATGCTGTGATCGACACCAATCTGACAGGAACATTCCTCTGTTCCCGGGAAG TGTATCGGTCCTGGATGAAGGAGAACGGTGGGGCCATCGTCAACATCGTGGCAGACATGTGGAAAGGATTCCCAGGAATGGC ACACACAGGAGCTGCAAGAGCAGCTGTGGAA AATCTCACCAAGAGTCTGGCCATCGAGTGGGCTGACAGTGGAGTGCGGGTGAACTCTGTGGCTCCG GGAGTTATTTTTTCAGAATCGGCTGTGGCCAACTACAAGGAGCTGGGACCCCAAATATTCAAAGACTACGTCTCGAAAATCCCGGCCAAG AGACTGGGTGTTCCAGAGGAG GTCGCTCACCGTGGTTGCTTCTTGCTTTCACCGGCTGCCTCGTTCATCAGTGGCGAGACAGTGAAGGTTGATGCAGGGCAGAGCCTCTACTCGAGCCCCTGGGAAAATTCCTGGTAA